TAAATCTTCAACTGTAAACCCATGAATTGTAGTAATTATATTTACTCCAGAATTAAAAGCCATCATAAGTGCTTCAATATCACCTTTAGTTCCAATTTCATCACAAATTAAAACTTCCGGCGAAAGACTTCTAATTGCCATAATGAGTCCTTCTCTTTTTAAGCAATTATCCAAGACATCCGTTCTTATGCCTAAATCACTTTGAGGAATTCCAAAATGGCACGCTCCTATTTCACTTCTTTCATCTATTACTACTACTTTTCTTCCACTAATCCCTATAGACTCTATTCCATTTGATATATTTCTAGCTATGTCTCTTAAAATTGTTGTCTTACCACATTTAGGTGGTGAAATTATTATAGTGTTATAAACTCTGCTCCCTGAAACAATATATTTCATAACTTTGTCTGAACATCCTATAATTTCTCTACAAATTCTTATATTTATAGATGAAATATTTCTTATAGTCTTAACTTCTCCCTTTTCCATAACACACTCACCAGCTATACCGATTCTATGTCCTCCTTTAATTGTTATAAAACCTTGACGTATATCTTCTTCATAAGCATATAATGAATAATTAGAAATTTTTTGTATCATACTTTTTATCTCTTCTTTCGTAGTAATATAAGTTATCACACTTTCTCCATGCTTTGAATAAACTAAAATTGGCTTTCCAATCTTAATTCTGATCTCATATATTTGTTCTCTAAGGAATCTATCCTTAAGCAAATTTCCTATTTTAAGCGGAAAAATTCCTATAATTTCCTCTTCTCCATTCAAATTTCTCACAGCCTCCTCTCTCGTTCTCTTATTTAATTAATATGTAATGTTACCCTAAAATATTACTCAATAAAATTAAAATATGTAAATTAAAAAGGACTATCTTAATTTTAAATTTAAGATAGTCCTGGATCACTTTTGTATTTACATAGTATTATTTATTTAATTTTGCATCTATCAATTTTGTTAATTATATTCAAACGAATAACAAATTTGTATGCTAGTATCTTTGACTTACGTTATTTCTTTCATAAGCCTTAATTAATCTTTATATTTTTATTACAATATGGACATGGAATTTCAGCATTGTTGCTTAGGGTGGATTGTTCAATAAAAATTGGTTTATTACAATGTAGACAAGTAATTTCTGTATACTCATCTTCCATATCATTTAATTCATCTATAGATAATTCTTCAAATAATTCATCTTGAATATTAGTTAAATCATCATCCATGAATTTGATATTTTCTTCAATAGTTTCTTGATTAATAGTTAACTCTTCAATTTTTTGATTCATAATTTCTAAAATCGAAAAAACACTATCAAAACATTGTTTATATTCTTTATTTTCTATTTGGGATAAATTCTTTTTCAAGCCTTCAATCTCATTTCTAAGCTCTTCCATATCTTTTCACTTCCTTCATCTTTATTTTTTTAATATTTCATTTAAGTCATTTACAAAATAATAGTCTAATATATTATATATTTTAACTAGTTACTTTTTGAATGTACGTCTATATAAATAAAGTTGCTAAGCTTTATGCTTAGCAACCTATGTATAAGTTTTTTAAACTCTTTCCATATACTCGCCAGTTCTAGTATCTATTCTTATAACATCACCTTCATTAACGAACATAGGAACATTTACTATTGCACCTGTTTCAACAGTTGCTGGTTTTAATGTATTACTAGTTGAATTTCCTTTAGCACCTGGGTCAGATTGTGTAATTAGTAATTCAACAAAGTTTGGTGCTTCTACTGAGAATGCTTCATTCTTAAAGAATTTAATTGTTGCAAACATATTTTCCTTTAAGAATTTTATTGCCTCTTCAACCTTCTCATGGTTTAAAGGAATTTGTTCAAATGTTTCTTGATCCATGAAGTAGTATAATTCTCCATCTGAATAAAGATATTGCATTTCTTTTCTTTCAATTACAGCTTCTTGTAATTTTTCAGTTGGATTAAATGTTTTATCTGTAACTCCTCCTGAAATTACATTTCTAAGTTTAGTTCTTACAAATGCTGCTCC
The DNA window shown above is from Clostridium beijerinckii and carries:
- the spoIIIAA gene encoding stage III sporulation protein AA; the encoded protein is MNGEEEIIGIFPLKIGNLLKDRFLREQIYEIRIKIGKPILVYSKHGESVITYITTKEEIKSMIQKISNYSLYAYEEDIRQGFITIKGGHRIGIAGECVMEKGEVKTIRNISSINIRICREIIGCSDKVMKYIVSGSRVYNTIIISPPKCGKTTILRDIARNISNGIESIGISGRKVVVIDERSEIGACHFGIPQSDLGIRTDVLDNCLKREGLIMAIRSLSPEVLICDEIGTKGDIEALMMAFNSGVNIITTIHGFTVEDLYKRKVFCDLLDNEIVERAIILSNKNGVGTIEDVFSLKGGENICLN
- the efp gene encoding elongation factor P produces the protein MISAGDIRKGTTFEYDHSVFTVTEFLHVKPGKGAAFVRTKLRNVISGGVTDKTFNPTEKLQEAVIERKEMQYLYSDGELYYFMDQETFEQIPLNHEKVEEAIKFLKENMFATIKFFKNEAFSVEAPNFVELLITQSDPGAKGNSTSNTLKPATVETGAIVNVPMFVNEGDVIRIDTRTGEYMERV